ACATCCCTCCCTATGGGCATGgcaagaggcagcagagtcACAGAGATGGGAAATTCCTATGGCATTTGTGCAGAGCCCTCACCAGCTCCCACGTGCTGGATTTCACAACAGGAACACTTGTGTGGGAGTCTGGACCAGCCTGTGTTTGCCCTTTTCCTCCAAATGTTTGCATCCGCATTCTTGGGCCAGGCAGTGACTGGGGAAAGAGTttcccaccagcagcaggagcaggacagtgGAGCTCATGTGTCAGGGGTGTCCTGAGTCTTCATGGCTCTCctgtggcacacacacacagacaaatTCCAGCTCCTCCACTTAGGTATTCTGCACCTCTCATCAAATTTCTGCCTTCTCAGAATCCACAGGTAGTGGTTGAGTGTTCTGAGCTGGTCATACAACCACTGCCTAGACAGATAAATGCCATGTGGTGTTTAAAAATGGATGAATTTGTGCAATTGGTTCATTTTGGGGCAGCAAAATCTCACATGTGCAACTGTTTCTTCTGAAAACTGAAGGAATTCTGGACTGAAATATCAACATGATGCAACTTGTACTTGTCACTCGCCTGCATCCCACTGTAATGTCTCTGGAGCCTGGGATTCCTGTCCTAGTTCTCtctttttatgctttttttcttcatatatCCCTAATAAAAGCAATATGATTTCTTTCTGCAGATCATGATGCTCCTGTGTTCAGCTTGCTCATGGCTGGCACTCAGACAGCATCTACAGCACTGCAATGGGggactgctgctgctgagggaccCCAAGATTCAAAGTAAGATTTGCTTTGCTTGCACAGTGTGCTGAAGTATCCTGCAGTGACTTTGTTAGTGCTGCTCACCTCTAAAAGCTTCATAGGCTCTCATGTGTGCTAGAGCATCCAAAATCTGGGTGCTGTCCACCTCCATCCAAGCACTGAGCACTGCCATTCCAGATCAAAGCATCTGAGAGGTTGTTcccaccccaggggctgcagacCTCCTGTCCTGGGGTATCCAACCACattcagcaggagctgggattcACAGGTGTTTTACCACTGTCCCTTTGCCCTGCAGAAAagggtgacacagagactgAGTTCTTGGCCCTGGCTGCTTCCCTGCCTTTGAGATGACATTTCCTAATGCAGTGATCCATGAGGTGTGGAGATCCATCCCTCTCCTGCCACAAGCTCCTGGTGCGCCTCCCTTCAAAGGCTGctgcacccccagggctgctctccagatGAAGGGGTGCAGCTCACCAGGGCAAAAAGCACCAGGAGTGAGCCAGCCTCAAGCACAGGGCTTTTGGAGGTGGAGAGCCAGTTTCCTCCTGCCTCATCTCCTCTGAGCCCAGTCCCATGGCATTGTGATTTCAGGGTTGGGCACAGTTCCCTtttcccacagctcagcccataccctgagctctgctccttgttcccttccctccctgcagggcagtgctCCCTCTGGGTACCAGGGCATTGTCTCTGCCTTgctgggggcagtggggagcagctgggcaccaagggaGCCTGGCCCATGTCCCTCCTCTGCTCCATCACTGGGGAGCAGCCAACAGCTGCTGTAGCTTAATCACAGGAATGATCAGGTTGGAAAAAACCTTCAAGATAATGAGGTCTAATCAACTCAGCACCACCACCATGTTCAGCATTAAGCTATGTCCTCATGGGCAGTATCCATGTGGTTTTGGAACCCTCCATTGCACCTCTGGGTTTCCCCCACCCTGCTGGGTTAGGGCCAGGTCACAGATTAGTCAGGAATTCCAGTGAACTGGGTGTCTGCACTGATGAAGGGTCTTACTGGCAGGTGCAAGCCCAGGAATTGGCTCTTCAGAGGAAGAACTTGGCTGCCAGACACAGCCCAAGGGGAGGAATGCTGAGTGGGAAGGCCAGAAGCTTACAACATCCACacatgctgcagcagagcttgggggtgctgtggggaagggcagggatcCCCCTGCTCACCCCGGACTCTTGGTTaaaacagggaaagggaaagggattGGGTCCCCCTGCTCACCCCTGTGCTGCCACataaaacagggaaaatgggagATGCCAGATGAATTTAAGCCCTGCACACACCTGATTCTTCAGGTTAATGGAAATGGGTGGTTTTGCTCCCAGCTTTGCAGCAGGTGAGTGCAGTTGGACTGAGCGGGGCATAAACCCTACAGATTTAGTCCTGactccttccccagcccagaTTTGTGCTGGCAGGGTGTTCTAGCCCAGTAAGgaccacagggcagggctggctgtggctcaGAGGGATCGTGGTGCCATCTCGTGGCAAAAACAAATCAGAAATTGGATTGTGTGCAATGCTCATTGCTCTGGCCAGTGCAGAGAGGGACAGAAGGAGTTGCTGCAATCCCTGCCCCTGATCCTTGCCCCTCTGGTGCCAGcatcacacagccctggggtggcacGCTGGGCTATGggacagctgccagtgctgtgagcCACAAAATGAGTTTGTGTTGTTCAGCTCTGGCTCTAAACATCAAGGAACCTGTCCTGCCCCAAGGTGTTTGCCTTCAATCCAGGTGAGAGGTGCAAGGCACAAACATGTTTTGCAGCTACAGGGGAGACCCTCAGGGCCACTGAGGAATGTGGAAATGGTATTTCCAGCTCTGAGAGCCAATATTTTCTGCTAGATAAATAGATAGCTGAGTCATAATCAATGTTCTGCCATTGCCTGGCTGAGCAAATAAATGGGAGACAGGCACTTTATTTTGTGGAGATATATTCAGCTGTGTAATTCAGTGTGCTGGGGAGGGATCACTCCTATCCATCTGCTGACACAGGCACAAGTTGGGTGCATTTTTCAAAGGAACTCAAGGAACCTGTTTTCCTTGGATGTTTGCAGCTctggaggctgctgtgctgtggaggGAGGGATCCATCTCTCTGCTTCAAAGCCAAGAACCTCAGAGCCCATGGCAAGGGGGCAGGTCTGAGGTTCCACCAGTGAATTTGTGCAGAGTTGAGCCCAGCTCAGTGTTGTTCCCTGGAGCACTACACTGCTGCTTTATCTATCCTTTCAGCTCATGTTATTTTGGAGGGGTTAAAACAGGAACAGTCCTGGCCTTTCTGAAGCCAAAtgcaaaaatgttattttatttcagcAAGACCAAGGCTTCCTGCACAGATCTGCTATGGGGTTTGCTCCCCAGTTGCTTTACCTGTCTCTCCTTGCCCTCCCATCCAAAGCACCAAGCAgagggcagcaccagcagcagggaggctgTGGTGCAACCTTTAATTCAGCCTCTGCAGCAAGAGGCACAGAAGTGAAGAACtgaggctgtccccagggctgacTCACAGCCCACAGCTGCGGAATTTGCCCTGGTGAAACAACCCTGCAGGTATGGAGGGTCTGCTGGTGAGCTGGTGTTTACCAGGATGAGCATATGCAGAACTTCTCACCCATGGGATACATCCAACATTTTATCTGTTGTCACTCTGGGCTCAGCACCAACCTTTCATGGTGTTTGCATTTCTGTGTGCTGCAAAGCTGGGTACCAGGCATAGGAAATGTAATGAGGACATGGGATTAAAACTTTATTGGGTTCCCATGAAGGGGAAACAAACAATATGATAAAGCACTTGATAAGAAAATGCATGTGGAGGAGTGGGAAGTcacagcaggtaaatggatggGAAATTGCCTCAGCTGGAATAAGGTTGTGGAATATGATGGCATGTAAGAGTGAGATAGAGACAACAGCCAGGCTGAGCTACAGAGGAGAGGAAGCCAACCAAAACCAGCTCTGCTTTAATCCCTGATCCCCATTCTCTGTCCATGTGTGTGTGCAAAACAAGCACTGTGAAATTAGACTGCCTTTTCAGGGGAATTGCATGGCTGGTTCCAAAGGCCAGACCATCCCAAACACAGAATGACTGCTGGTGTAGGGTAACATTAACCAGGATATCTGAAGAGAGGGAACACTCTTTGCTGCTGTTTAACAAGGTCAGGAAGGACAGAGATGTGTCAAACTAGCAGTGGGTATAGTTTATTTTTGTGTCATTAGCCCTTTATGACCGGATGCTGGTGCAAATCTCATGTGGCCTCATGATTTAAATTGCAAACTCAGGAATGCAGCTCCTGTTTTGTTCCAACTGGGGAGCAGTGTTGAGCTTGGCTCCAGCATTTGCTTCTCTGAACAGGTTTGCAGCCTCTGGGGCATCTTCCAGGACACTGTTCCCAGGCAGATTTAGTCCTCAAACCTGGACCCATCAATTTTTTCACTCTTGGCGTTTGGCTTGGCTGCCTGGTGGGTGGAATCCTGGCAGGATTTTGCTGTGAGCTGTGGAAGCTCAGGAGGTGCCTATGGATGGCTCAAGCCTGTGACCCGCCGTGTCTCTCTGCAGCTTCCACCAAACTGTGGGTTGTTTTTCCTCAGGATTCCAGGCAGATTTCTGTGACAGGAGGGTAACCTCAGTGTTCTGCTGCTCATGGGTTGCATCCCCTGcgccagagcagcagcttggtCCCTTCAGCAGCTCCGTGCACATCTTGAGAAGTGGGGTGTGATGGGCAGCACCATGGCTGTGTCTGCATctcccccagggcacaggagccaagagcagccctgggaggatGGAGCAGTGCAGGGGGTGGATGGAGGCAGTGGGAAGGGGATGTGGTGCTGGGGCAGGGTAGGAGATGGTGAGTTTGAGCAAATCTGGGTTCTTGGACCCCAAAGCTCTGGGACAAGGCCGTGTTTATTCCCTCAGGACAGCACAGGTTGCCTGGGGCTGAGGCCTCAATGTGAAAGTTGTCTGGGGGACGGTGAGGTCCAGGTCAGACTCTGAAACTCCCGGCTGGGGTCGGAAGGTGAATGTTTGGAGCAGCCCGACAAAGAAGACAAAGAGCTCCATCTTGGCCAGGCTTTCCCCGATGCAGTTCCGCCGCCCTGCGGGTGCAAACAGAGAGTTCACCTCATGGGAAAATCCAACTGGAATGTTTGCCATGGACATTTAGCATCTGAGATGTTGCAATGGGAGTAGGAAAGAAACCTTGAAATGCACTAAAGCATTTTGGAGTAGAGGggcctgtgctgctgaaggTTTCTGTCTGTTCTCTTTTGTCACAGGCTACAGGCATCCTGCAGTTTTATTGCACATTTATGTgtgccctctcctctccttaGCTCTTCCAACCCTCTCAGCATCTTTAACCCTTTCTTTTGGAAAGCAGCCTGATAGAAGAATCCCACCTCCTTCCAAAGTAGAATAGTTGAAACTCGTTTTCCTGTGGAATTTATCCTCATATACCACTTTTAGATAAAGGTGTGCTTTTTTTACTGCCCTTCTTTGTGCTATATTTACCAGTGGGAGAGCTGTGCTCTGAGAGCAGCCATTTGCCCAGATGCGGAACAATTGATTCCATTCACTTGTCTGGTTGCTTATTGACTGAGTTAGGGGCAGCGTTTAGGCATGAAGACTCATTAGTGTGTGTTGTAATGAAGTGGtcctgccacagccccagctctatGCAGGTCAGCCCTTTAGTTACCTGTGGAGAAAGGCAGGAAAGCTCCTTTCTTTACAAAATTCCCTTCAGCATCGAGAAAGTGGTTGGGGTTGAACTGATGTGGTGTCTCCCATTGTGTCTTatccagcagcactgaggtAAGGGATGGGATTACAATTATACCCTGGAAGAAAAGTACACAAAGGCACAGAGATTGTTTTGGTTCATTTTCTCACACAGGCTTTGGTGTCCCAGATTTGCCCCACCTGGGGTAGGTGGAGACCATGAGGGTTTTATCCCATCATCCAGCAGAGAGACATCAGTGAGATTTTCCCACTAGTGCCAAGGACTGAAGCCAAACCCCACAGGGTGCTGTGAAAACCTCAAGTGGAAGGTAAGATCCTGCAATTCTCTGGCAGATCCTTCACTGTGCAGATGGCAGCAAGGAGGTAAACCAGGGCTGCTCACGGAGTAAGGAAGTCCTGAGCATGAGGGGGACTGGACTGAGTCCTATGACAACTCTGGGCTCGGTATAGAAACCCTTCTGAGGCTGGTTTTGGACTCTGTCGTGTAATTCTCTCTAAGAAACCATTCTCCAGTGGCAGTGGTGGATCTGGGGAGGGTTTTGTGTTCCTGGGAGGCAGCAGATACCTACCTTGGGCAGGAAGTAGCCCCTGAAGTGGGTGTCAACAGCAGTGCAGCGGGGCACGTGTGGCAGGAGGGTGATGAACCTCTGCACCTCGTGCAGCACCGCGTTGGTGTAGGGCATCCTCCTCCTGTCCTCGTAcgtggcccagctcccagccttcACTGTTCTCCCAATCTCCTCCTGGACCTTTTCTGGAAGGAACAAACAAAAGGGATGTGTCCCAGCAAGGAAGCCAACTCCCTCCTTAGATTTggtttagggaaaaaaaccccatttttccaGAGTTTGAAAAGAGAGAGGATTCTTACAGCAGCAATATGGGTTTCTCTGCTCTGTGTTTAATTCAGGTGTGTGGGTGGGTTTTTTCTGCAGCATCATACTCTGATCTCGACCCATCCTCTCTCCTAGCAAGTCAAAAGGGCTGTTTTATTGTGACTTTGATAAACACCTAGTTACATTAGCAGTTTATCACAGAGGAGAGCTAGGATTCAGCTCTTCAGGCAAAAGAGCTGCTGTGGATCTGAGGCCAGGCCTCTTCATTTCACCTTGCCATGGATGGAGTAGGTAAAAGCTGCTCACTTTGAATCTCTGGGTATTTCATCATGAGCAGGATGGACCACTGGAGCGTGGTGGCAATGGTCTCTGTTCCAGCCATGACCAGGTCAAGTATGGATGCCATTAAGTTGTCATCATGGAAGAGGCTGTCTTTCTTGTGCTTCTCCTTGAAAAACATAAGAGGTAAGAAAAGTCATAAAACCATCAGTCTGAGTATTCAGCAAGCTCAGGAAATGCTGCATAACCTACTGCACAGCTGGCTGTGGTCTTGTGTTTGTGAACTGAGTGATAAAATAGACCTGATCTTGAATGCACAGCATCCACCAGAGTTGGAGCACCACAGGTGGAAGGTTTGGAGGCACTTAAAATCACCTTTCAGGCCATTCCTGCCTGGGCTATAGAGCTGTGATAACTCCTCCTCCACTTAGCTGAGTAGAATTCTTAGTGCCTAAGGTCAGCCTGGATCCagctggaaagaagaaaaagctcaGAGCCCAAGTATTTTGTGTTGAATGAAACCAACTGATGTGTGAAACTGCCGAGCCTCTGCAAAGTGAGATGCAGGGCAGGTTTAGGACTTGTACTGATGATTTATCATTCAAGTTCTTTAAGGGGATCATTCCTCTTGATGGAGCAACAGTATCAATGATTAATTGAtttgttttcataaaaagaaaGGCAGAGTCAGCTTTCATGTGAATTCATGCATTTTCTATTACGAGTGAGTGGTTGATCTCACATTATTAGCGCTACTATTTCAGGAGTGGACTGAGAGTAGCTTTTGTGTCTTAATTTTGATAGAAAAATGTACCAATTGTAAGTGTTTCACATCTGATTTAAGTACCGCTGGAGTAACAGCATGGATTTCAATAGATTTACACAACATGACTGAAATCAAGACTCAGCAACTCTTTTAGCTAGAAAATCCAAAGGAGACATTGCCAACAGCCAACAGAGCTAAGCAGCCCAATACCTCTTGTTGCTTGAATATCAGTGCATCGATGTAGCTCCTCACACTGTTCTCATTGATGTCCTCCCTGCTGGCCTTCATGTATTGCCTTAAAATGGCACGCACATCTTCAATTTTCTTGAGCATAATCTTGTGGGTTTTGAAAAGAAATCCAAGGAACGGGTAGAAATTGAAATACTAATgagaaatttaaaaagagaagCATTAGGCCTGCAGAAATAccacacagaatcacacagaatcCCCTTGGCACATGctgaaacagcttttttcctaaGGGCCAATGAATCAGTTGGGTTTTGTCTTTAGTAGCAATATCTCAGTGTCCCAGGGACTTCCCAGGCAGATTTTCCTAAGCTAAAGAAACCATGGTTCAGATCTCATTTTAGCTCCACACAGATGTGCAGGATGGGTCAGAAGGAAAGTAGGTAATGGGAATCTGGCAGCAGATTTTAGTGACCCAAGTGGCATGTGGAGAACTGTCATGTTTTAGGTGTAATGGCTGGTTTTGAACGTCTGAAAACTGCTGAGGTAAAGTTATGTGAGCCACACCCTACGGTTGGCTCACGTAAAAAAGTGTTTATGTGTGGGACAGTTTACTTACGT
This Zonotrichia albicollis isolate bZonAlb1 chromosome 16, bZonAlb1.hap1, whole genome shotgun sequence DNA region includes the following protein-coding sequences:
- the LOC102061146 gene encoding cytochrome P450 2W1, which produces MSFLISFLSDPALLCLLCAAVLLAVVYFSTGYKNSAFKLPPGPTPLPIIGNLHLVDLRRQDKSLMKLAEKYGPIFTLHFGFQKVVVLTGYEVVREALVNYTEEFVDRPSIPIFDQIQNKNGLFFSIGELWRTTRRFTVSSMRNLGMGKQMIEGRIFEELHFLIEMIKSFKGEPFSLPSFNCAPINVTFIMLFGDRFDYKDPTFLTLLRLIDEIMILLGSPNLNYFNFYPFLGFLFKTHKIMLKKIEDVRAILRQYMKASREDINENSVRSYIDALIFKQQEEKHKKDSLFHDDNLMASILDLVMAGTETIATTLQWSILLMMKYPEIQKKVQEEIGRTVKAGSWATYEDRRRMPYTNAVLHEVQRFITLLPHVPRCTAVDTHFRGYFLPKGIIVIPSLTSVLLDKTQWETPHQFNPNHFLDAEGNFVKKGAFLPFSTGRRNCIGESLAKMELFVFFVGLLQTFTFRPQPGVSESDLDLTVPQTTFTLRPQPQATCAVLRE